The genomic window CCGGGGTCGGCTCCGGGGCCGGGGGCCTGGTCGGTGCCTCGCTCCGGATCGAGGTCCTGGTCCGGGTCAGGGCCGCGGTCGGCGTCGGCTCCGGCGTCGGGGCCGGCCGACGGCCCGGCGCCCGGGCCGATGCCGGCGTCACCGCTCATCGCGGCCCCACGCCTCGGGCCGGCGATCGGACTCGGCGACCTGCTCCGGCGAGCCGACCCGGACCGTGCGCCAGGTGTCGACGATGATCACGAGGCCGAGCACCACGAGCGAGAGCGTGATCGAGCCGACCGCGTCGGTCGGCCAGTGGTAGCCGAGGTAGACGCGGCAGGCGGCGGTCATCAGCACCACGAAGGACGCGGCGACGAACGCCAGGACCGTGATCACCGGGCGGCGGTGCCGCGAGAAGACGAGGTAGGTGCCGATGAAGAGGAAGTCGGCGACGCCCATCACATGCCCCGACGGGAACGAGGACGTGGGGTCGTAGCCGATCATCATCTCCTCGGCCGGGGGCCGGTCGCGCGCGATGATCGGCGCGAGCACCTGCACGATGATGACGCCGAGGATCATGCCGCCCGCGAGCAGGATGGGCCGCCAGGCGTGCTTGGCGAGCACGCCCCAGGTCACCGTTGTGACGAGGATGATGATGGGCATCGCGATCGGGCCGAACACGATCGAGAGCACGATCATGATCGTGGTGAGCCATTCGTCGCGCCCGGATTCGAGCCAGGCCTCGACCGGCTTGTCGATGTAGGACAGGTCGTCGGCCTCGCGGATGGAGTCGAGTACGACGAAGAACCCGACCAGGCCCGCGACCATGAGCACGGCGCCCGTGATGTACAGGTTGCGCTTCGCTGCGGCGGAGAGGAAGCGCTCCTCCACCATGAACCGCTCGTGGAAGCGCTTGAGCCGACCGGGCTTCTCGTCCTTCTCGTCGGCCGTCGTGTCCGCGTCGGTGGAGTCGGTCACCGCTGCTCCTCCCGTGTGGTGCTGGCCCGCTCGGGCGGAGCGGGTTCCCACAGTATGGCGCGCGGAGGCGCCATCCGTCTGCCCATTGACGCGCGCCCTCCCCCGCCTCCTCTTCCTCCTCCCGGACGCCGAATCCCGCCTTTCTGCGGGCGCACCCGCACGAACCCGGGACTCGCGAACCCCGCACCGCGCACCCCACCCCCGAATCCCGCCTTTCCGCGGGCGCACCCGCCGGAACCCGGGACTCGCGAACCCCGCACCGCGCACCCCACCCCCGAATCCCGCCTTTCCGCGGGCGCACCCGCACGAACCCGGGACTCGCGAACCCCGCACCGCGCACCCCACCCCCGAATCCCGCCTTTCCGCGGGCGCACCCGCACGAACCCGGGACTCGCGAACCCCCCAACCGCGCACCCCACCCCCGAATCCCGCCTTTCCGCGGGCGCACCCGCACGAACCCGGCACTCGCGCGAATGCGCACGCGCACCGGCCACCGGCTCCCGCATTTCTGCGGGTGCACACTCGAAACGGCGGGACTCGGGGAGTGTCAGGACGGGTCGTTGGCCGACCTCAGGGGCGCCATCCGCCGGACTCGAGCGCCTGCGACACCACGCGGATCACGTCGTCGTCCGCCATGCCCTTGCGGATCCGCACCACGATCCATCCGGCGACGGCAAGCGCGTTCAGGCGATCGACGTCGCGATGGAACACCTCGGGGTCGAGACGGTGCTGCTCACCGTCGTACTCGACGACGACGCGGTACGCGGCGTACACGAGGTCGCCGTGCGTGATGACGCCGCCGGCGAGCGTGATCGGCGCGTTGAGCTCGGGCTCGGGCAAGGCGGCGCGGACGAGCAGCTCGCGCAGCCTCGTCTCCTGCGGCGAGGCCGAGCGCTCGCGGAGGCGGACACCCGCCTCCCGGACGTTCCTCGCCCCCCTGCGGGAGCCGAACCGCGCGATCGCGGCGGCGACCTCCTCGGGTGAGCACAGCGGCTCGGGCCAGCCGATCAGCCGCTCCCCCGCCTCCACGAGCTCATCGACCGTGAGCACGCTCCCCAGCTGGCACCACGTCTCGGCCGGACCCAGGACGCTGAGGCCGCGGTGCCGACGCACGTGCGGCCGCCGCCGGATGCGGTGGCCGACGACTCCGACGACCTCGGGCTCGCGGCCGGACGAGCTGACGTGGACGCGCCCGTCCCGCTCCAGCCGCGCGGGCAGCGGGAGGCCCCAGAGCTGCGCGGCCGTGGCGTGACTGAACCAGTGCTCGGCCGGCATCCGGGCCGCATAGGCGTTGCATCGATCGAGGACTGTCTCGGGCGCGGAGGTCGCGCGCACGCCGCGGAAGGGGCGCACGAGGTCGGCTGCCCGCAGTCGCGACAGGCTGACTCCCCGAGCGGAGGCCTCGGAGACGTGGAACGGAGCCAGACGGAAGTCCAAGGGGAGCGGACCGCGACGTGCCATGCGCCGAGCATGCTCCCGATCCCCTGCGCCTCGCGTTCGATCGCCGCGGCTGTGGATCGCCGAGCTCGTCGCCCGGATGTGCAGGACGAGTCGCCTGCCCGAATCCCGGGCTTCTGCGGGTGGACCCGCAACAACGCGGGACTCGGGAAACCACGCGGCGCGCGACCCGGACCACGCAGACCTCCACCCAATCCCGGGTCCCGGGTTTCTGCGGGTGGAGCCGCAACAAGGCGGGACTCGGGAACCACGCGGCGCGCAACCCGGACCACGCGAGCCTCCACCAACCCCGGGTCCCGGGTTCCTGCGGGTTGACCCGCATCAAGGCGGGACTCGGAAGATCGTGAGGCGCGACCCGGCCGGCCCGCGCCGCCGAGCGGGTCAGTACCGTTCGGCGACCGTCAGGCGACCGGATGCCGCGGCCTCGGCGAATGCGGCGTAGTCGCGCTCGTTCTGGTCGGCGTAGTCCACCGCGAACGCCGCGATCGCCTCGTCGAACCGGGTCGACCCGCCGAGGTACGCCGCGATCGCCACGCGATCCCCGGCACGCGCGTGCGCCCGGGCGAGCGTCTGCCCGCAGGCGATCGCATACAGCTCGGCCCCGCGCGGCATGATCACCTCGATGTCGGCGGAGCCCTTCCAGTCGTTCAGCTGCCGGAGGTAGAAGTCGCGCTCGACCCCGTCGGGCGCGAGCACGCGCTGCCAACCGAGGAAGAGATCGCTCGCCGCCTGCATGAGGCGCTGCCCGCGCACGACGCGCTCGCCGTGGTGGTCGTAGCGGCTCGGCGCGACGAAGCGCTCGAGCACCGACGCCTCGGCCTGCTTGGCCTGCAGGATGAGCGGGTCGGCGTCGTCGCGTCCGCGGAGCAGCACGATCCAGGCCCGGGTCCCGACGCTGCCGACGCCGACGACCTTGCGGGCCATGTGCACGTACTGGAACTCCTCGATCGGATGCCGCTCGAGCGGCAACGTGGTCCGGTACCCCTCGAGCATCCCCTGCATCCAGGCCTCGATGTCGGCGCGGGTGCCCTCGCCCACCTGGAGCTCCTCGACCGGCATGATGAGCGGCGGGTCGGCGGCGATGCGCATCTCGCCGTCGACGACGGTCACGAGCTTGGTGAACGCCCGCACGCTGTCGCGCTTGCGCGCCTTCGCGAGCGAGGCCTGCGTGCGTCGCACCTGCTCGTCGCCGACGCGGTTCGCCGCGCGTTCGTCGCGGATCCACCGCTCGATCTGGTCGGCGTCGAGCCGGTCGTACCAGGCCTCGAGCACGCCCGACCGCGCCGCCCGCCGCATCTGCTCGCGGTAGCCGGACACGGCGGCGCGCACGGCGCGCGCCCGCTCCTTCACGGTGAACCCGCGGTGCCGCCCCGCGATCTCGAAGCTCGCGGCGAGGCGCTTGACGTCCCATTCCCACGGCCCGGGCAGGGTCTCGTCGAAGTCGTTGATATCGAAGATGAGGCGCCGCTCGGGCGAGGCGAAGACGCCGAAGTTCGACAGGTGCGCGTCACCGCAGATCTGCGCGGTGATCCCCGAGACCGGGGTGCCCGCGAGGTCGGATGCCATGATGAGCGCCGCGCCGCGGTAGAAGTTGAACGGCGACACGAGCATGCGCGCGTACCGGATGGGCACGAGCTCGGGCACGCGCGTGAGCGCCTGCTGCTCGAGCAGTGCGACGGGGTCGGGGCGATCGGATGGCGCGCTCCACCCGGCGTGCGACGAACGCGGCACCCGTCGACGCGCGGCACGCCCGGCCTCGCGTCGTGCCGCGAAGTCGTGCCGCGGCGCCGGGTCGAACTCCGCGTACTGGATGTCAGCCATGCTGCGCCTCCTCCGGTTCTGACGCGTCGGTCCGCGGGCGGCGGCGACCGGGCGGCCGGTCGTCGGGGATGCCGCGCGAGAACAGCAGTGCGGCGAGCGCGATCGCGATCAGCCCGACGAACGCGGTGCGCAGCGCCTCGATCTGGGCGGCGCTGTACGCGCTCGCGAGCGTGTCGGCGTCGGCGGACGACAGTCCCGCCTCCTCGCCGATCTCGTCGACGCTCGACGCGGGCACGAGCTCGACTCCGCCCTGCGTCGCCTCGGTCACCGTCTGCTTGACGTCGTCGGGCAGGTCGCTCGAGGCGACCGTGCCGGCGAACGAGGTCGTGAGCGCGCCGATCAGGACGGAGCCGATCAGGGCGGTGCCGAGCGACGAGCCGAGGTTCTGGAACACGCCCTGCACGCCGCCGACCTCGCTGGACTTCTCGGGTCCGACGCTCGACATGTTGACGTTGCCGAGCTGCGAGGCGAGCAGGCCGAGCGCGGCGCCGGCGGTGAACATGCCGATGCCGAAGGCGGGGATGCGCAGTTCGACGTCGACCGACGCGAGGAGCACCACCGCCGAGACGGCGAGCACGACCTGGCCGGTCTGCACGATCCGCCGGGCCGACCAGATCGTGTTCAGCCGGGTGCCGACGAACGAGAAGAGGATGAGCGAGATCGACAGCGGGAAGATCCGCAGGCCCGTCTGGAGCGCGTCGAAGCCGAGCGTCATCTGCAGGTACACGGGCACCATGAAGAAGAGCCCGGCGGTCACGGCGTACTGGGCGCCGAGCGCGCCGAGGCCGCTGCGCAGCCGCTCGATGCGGAACAGCCGGACATCGAGGAACGGCGGCCGGTCGGTCTCGATGAGGCGCCGCTGCCGCCGCACGAACCAGGCCAGGAGGATGCATCCGCCGAGGATGAGCCAGGTCGTGAGCGAGATGCCGAGCGGGGCGATCGGCACCCCGCCGATCTCGGGCACCTGCAACGGCTGGATCCAGCCCCAGACCTTGCTCTGCAGCATCCCGAACACGATGGCGACGAACCCGGCGGAGGACAGCAGCACGCTGAGGAGGTCGATGGGGGTCCGGCGCGGCGGATGGCGGTCGACGATGCGGCGCGCGAACAGCACGACGACCGCCATCACGACGACCTCGCCGATGAACACGTACCGCCACGAGGCGTAGGTGGTCACGAGCCCGCCGATGAGGGGGCCAGCGGCGACCGCGGCGCCCGAGGCCGCGCCGATGAGGGCGAACGCCGTCACGCGCTGCTTCCCCTCGTAGTTGTCGGCGATGAGTGCGGCGATGGCGGGGATCACGAGCACCGCGCCCATGCCCTCGATGACCGACCAGCCCAGGAAGAGCACGACGATGTTCGGGCTGAGCGCGGTGATGAGCGATCCGACCGCATAGACGATCGAGCCGATGACGAAGGCGCGCAGCCGACCCCACACGTCGCCGAGCTTCGCGCCGACCAGCATCAGCGCGGCCATCGTGAGCGTGTAGAACGTGATCGCGGCCTGCATGGCCGCGACCGTCGTGTCGAGGTCGTCCACGACCGTGGAGATCGACACGTTCATGACCGAGCTGTCGAGCACCATCACGAACTGCGCCGCCGACAACGCGGCGGCGACGGTCCAAGGTGCTCTCGCAGCCTCCGTCGAGGGTTCGGCGGTCTCAGGCTGCGGCCCGGAACGGCTCATGATGGTATCCCTCCTTGTCGAGGATCGCGATGGTCGCCTCGGGGACCTCGACGAACACCCCCGGCAGGTCGTTGAGCGGTTCGGAGACGACCACGTGCGCGTGCTCGCCGAACGTCGCGAGCCGTTCCGCGTCGGGGTACATCTCCCGGATGGTGGGGATGTCGACCGAGTGGAAGAGCGTGCGCGAGCGCCCCTGCGACGAGTAGCGCAGCGCCCAGATCGTGGCGCCGTCCGCGACGGCGATGGTGCCCTGCATGGGGAAGAGGATCCCGTGCTCGCGTCCGACGCGCTCGATGTGCTCGACCATCGCGCTGAGCGCCTTCACCGGGTCGTCGACGAGCCCGAAGGTGATGGCGAGATGGAACATGACCTCGGAGTCGGTCGTCCCCATGAGGTGAGGATAGAGGGACGGATCGATCGCGAACGTGAGGTCGCGCTTGACCTTGGCGTACTCGCCGAGGAACCCGTTGTGCATGAAGAGCCAGTTCTCCCACCGGAACGGATGGCAGTTGGTGCGCTGGATCGGCGGTCCACCGGCCGCGCGCACGTGGCTGAAGAACAGCGGGCTGTGGATCGAACGCGAGAGCTCGCGCACGTTCTCGTCGTTCCAGGCGGGCTCGATGCTGTGGAACACCGAGGGGATGCTGCCCGCGACGGCCCCGGTCGGATACCAGCCGATCCCGAAGCCGTCGCCGTTCACGGTCTCGGCGCCGAGCGGCGAGTCGAGCGACTGGGCCACGAGGGAATGCTTCGCGTCGAGGAGGACCGCCGAGGCCTGCAACGGTTCACCGGAATACGCCAACCACCGGCACATGCGCGCCCTCCCCCTGCCGCAGCGGCCGCGGCGTCAGGCCCAGTCTTCCGGCCGCGGCGATCGCGGTGTGGGCCGAAAGTCTCACCCCGCGGCGGCGTCGCCCTCCCCCGTGGATCCGTCGCCCTCCGCGGGCAGCGGGCACGGCGCGGCATCCGTCATGCGCTGGGTGGCCTGTTCCAGCGACCAGGGCAGCTCGACGAGCGGCTGGTCGCGCCCGTCGACGGCGGCGGCCTTCGAGCCGATGGAGGCGAGCGCGAAGGCCGCCTCGCGCACGAGCGTCGCCCCGCCGGTCGAGTTGTCGAGGGCGAGCACGACGGTGAGCCCGGTGTCCGGATCGGTGAACACGGCCGTGAGTGCGCCGACGGACTCGCCCGCGATGCCGCGCAGCGGACCGTACTCCTGTCCGCCGATGCCCTGTCCCTGCCACGACGGGGCCGTGCCGCCGAAGGGCTCGACCGTCCACGCACGGCGCGCGGTGCCCTCGCTGAACAGCGTGCCGCTCGCGAACGCCTGGCTGAACTCGCGCGCGTCGTCGAGGCTCGACCAGGCTCCGCCCGCGGGCCCGGAGATGGAGCTCGATCGGTCGGAGACGTCACGCACGGCCTCGCAGTCGGGCGTGCCGTCGCCCTTCAGCTGGGAGGCGTACCCGCCGAGCGCGTCGGGCTGGTCGGTGTCGGCGGGGTCGGGCATCACGGTGGCGTCCATGTCGAGCGGATCGAGGACGTACTGCTCGGCGAGTTCGGTCCAGCTGCGGCCGGTGACCTGCTCGAGCGCGGTGGCGAGCAGCAGCATCCCGGTGCGGGACTCCGCCCAGTTCGCGCCCGGTTCGCCCACGCGATCCCGCGCCATGCCGCTGGCGATGAGCTCACCGGCGGGCCAGTTCCGCTCGGGATTGGAGATGAAGAACGACCGCAGCGACGAGTAGTAGTCGGCGAGGCCGGAGTCGTGGCGGCACAGCTGCTCGACCGTGAGGTCGCCGATGCCGGGCAGGCCCCGCACCATCGACTGGACCTCGTCGTCGAGCTCGATCACGTCGGCGTCGACCAGGCGCAGCGCGATCGCGCACGTGATCTCGCCGGTCACGCCGGCGAGCTGGAACCGGGTGTCGGCGGTGATGTCGTCGCCGCTCTTCCCGAACCGGGTGCCGCCCTCGCCCGCGGTCCACGCGCCCGCCCACGGCACCCATACGCCGGCCACGCCGCCGCTCGAGCCGCTGAGCCGCACCGCCTCGGCGAGCGTGGCTTCGAGCTGATCGACGACGTCGGGATCCAGCCGGCCCTCGACCTGGTCGAAGTCGGCTGACGGCTGCGCGGGCGCCATGCACCCCGAGAGCCCTACGACCGCGCACGCGGTGACCACCGCCGCGACGATGCGCCGCCGAACGCGTGCCACCCCTCCAGCCACCGTGCCCCCCGCCGTGTGTCCGATTGCGATTGTAACCCGCGGCGTCGGCGTCGTCGCGTCGGCAGGGTACCGAATCCGCGGATCTGCGGCCGGGCGGGCGGCCGCGTGTCCCCCGACCGACGGGCTCGCGCCATCCGCCCAATCCGCCGGGGGCGGGGTACCGAACTCCTGCTGCACGGCATCCGCCGGGCGTGGACAAGGAGGCATCGCCATGAAGGACTCACCCAACCGCATCGCCGCGACCGTGTTCGGCGCGGTCTACCTGCTCGTCGGACTGCTCGGCTTCGCCGTGACCGGCGGCGTCGGCTTCATCGCGACCGAGGGCGGCCTGCTGCTCGGCATCTTCGCGGTGAACCCACTGCACAACATCGCCCACCTCGCGATCGGGGCGGCGCTGCTGATCGCGGGCCTGTCGACCGTCGCGGCGGCGAAGACCGTGAACACCGTGGTCGGCGCCGCGTACCTGCTGCTCGGCGTGGTCGGCTTCTTCCTCGCCGGCACGCCCGCGAACATCCTGGCGCTGAACGCGCCCGACCACTTCCTCCACCTCGCGAGCGCGATCGTGCTGCTGGGCGTCGGCCTCGGCGCGGAGCGCTCGGCACGCGTGGCCACGGCCTAGGGAGCCGGCCATGGACGCACCGACCGCGATCACGCGCAGCTGGCCGATGCTGGGCGCGCTCGGCGCCGGCCTGCTGCTCGCGGCCCTCGCGGCCGGTGCAGGGGGTGCACCGCAGGCCGCCCTGGCCGGGCTCGGCGTCGCCGCGCTCGGCTGGGGCGTCCTGTCCCTCCGCGCGGGACGCATGCTGGCCCCGCGCGCGGTGCTCGGCGTCGCCGTCGCCACGCTCGTCGGAGGCGGCGGCGCGGTGGGCGCGGGGGCGCTGGCGGATGTCGCGGGCCTGCCGCTCGCGGCCGCCGCCGTGTTCGTCGGGGCGATCGCGCTGTCGGCCGCCCTTGCGGTCCGCTCCCGTCGCGCCGCACCCGCGCACCCGGAGGCGCACGCCGCCGCGCGCCCCTCCCCCGCCGACGCACGCCGCACGCTCCTCGGGCTCGCCGTGGGCGCCGTGCTCGTCTCGACGCTGGCCACACCCGCCCTCGCCGCCACCGAGGCGGGCGAGCTCGCCGTGCCGCACGGCGAGCACGGCACGGCGCCGCACGACGGCGCCGCCGACCACGACCCGGGTCACGCGCACTGACCCGCACGACCGCGGCCGGGGGCGCGTGGCGATGACGCCCCCGGTCGCATCCCGGCCCGGTCGAGCGGCCCCCGCCCGGCCGGGCCCTCCCGCGTCGGGGTGCGTCGGTCGCGTCAGGCCGGCAGTTCGGCGGCCGTGCCGAGGTCTCGGACCGCGCCCGACATGAACCGCTCGACGTCGCGGTCGACGATGATGTCGCGCGGCACGAGCGGGCGCGCGAGGTAGAGGCCCTCGAGCGAGGTGAGCCGCGAGAGCGCCACGTACGTCTGGCCGGGACTGAAGACGCGCGAGCCGAGGTCGACGATCGCGGTGTCGTAGCTCGCGCCCTGCGACTTGTGGATGGTGACGGCCCACGCGAGCCGCAGCGGGAACTGCGTGAACTCGGCGACGATCTCGCGCTCGAGCTTCTTCTGCACCGGGTCCCACGTGTAGCGGTACTTCTCCCACGTGACCGGCTCGACCTCGTGCTCCTCGCCGTCGACCTCGACGCGCACCTCGCGCTGGAGCGAGGTGACCCTGCCGATCGTGCCGTTGACCCAGCGCGGCGCCTCGCCCCATCCGGCCGTGTCGTTGCGCAGGAACATCACCTGCGCGCCGACCTTGAGCTCGAGCCGTTCGTCGGCCGGGTAGCCGCGGCCGCCGAACTCGCCGTTGACGTCGGCCTCGTTCGCGAGCGAATGGCCGGGCAGCCGGTGCAGCGCGGTGCGGTTGATGCGGTTCACCGTCTCGTTGGTCGTCGCGAGCGTGATCGCGCCCTGCTCGGGCAGCGGGCGGCGCGCGCCCGTGTCGTTGAGCGCGCCCGCGATCTCGGCGGTGACCATGCCGTGCCGCACGGCGTTGAGCATGTGCTTGAACGCGTCGTCGTGCTGGCGGTGCACCTCGCCGAGCTCGAAGATGCGCAGGTCGGCCTCGTTCCACACCTTGGCGTCAAAGAACCACATCGAGCGGTAGGTGTCGGCGAAGTAGCGGCGCTCGTCGCCCGAGCCGGGAACCGGCGCCAACTGGTACGGGTCGCCGAACAGCACGACCTGCACGCCCCCGAACGGGTCGTGGGGGCGCTGCCGGGCCTGCCGCAGCGAGCGGTCCATCGCATCCATCAGGTCGGCGTTGACCATCGAGACCTCGTCGACGACGAGCGTGTCCATCGCGTTGAGGAGCTTTCGAACGGCGTCGTTCTGGTCGATCTCGGCGTCGGCGATCACGCCGATCGGGAGCCGGAACAGCGAATGGATGGTCTGGCCGCCGACGTTCAGCGCCGCGACGCCGGTGGGGGCGCAGATCACGATCTGCTTGCCGGTGTTCCAGTTCAGGTGGTTCAGGAGCGTCGACTTGCCGGTGCCCGCCCGGCCCGTCACAAAGACGTGCTCGCGCGTGTGCTCGATCGCCTGGAACACCGCCTGCTGCTCGGCGGTCAGGGTCACGGTCTGCACGGGGCGCCTTCGGAGTCGGGTGGGCTCGCGTCGGGTTCGACGCGACCGGGTCCGGCGGATGCCGCGACCCGGCGTCTTCACTGTAGAACGGTTCGGCGGCGCCCCGGCCGCCGGTCGCGGCATCCGTCGTCCCGTCATGTTGCGCTGTGGACAACCGAGCGGAACCGGGCCTCCTGTTTAGACTTGGCGGGTGGGGAGCTCGGGCCGGCGGGGTGGGCGCCTGTCGCCGCTCGCGATCGCGGGGTGGACGGGCCTGGCGGTCCTGCTCGCCGCGGCGTTCCTCGCCGCGCTCGGCGGCTTGAACCAAACCCTGTATGGCTCGTCGGCGTTCATCGAGCGCTACCTCGGCAACATCGCGCGCGACGACATCGTGAGCGCCGCGGCGACCCCGGGCGTCCGGCTCGACGACGACGAGCTCGCCGCCCTGGGCCTCACCGAGGACGTCTCGACCGCGCTGCTGCGTTCCGGCGTCGTCGAGTCCGGCCCGGAGGACGTGCGCATCGTCTCCGACGTGGCCCACGACGACGGCAGCCACACCGTCACCGCGAGCTATCGGCTCGAGTCCTCGATCGTCGAGACGGCGTTCGACGTGCGGCCCATCGAGCCG from Agromyces aurantiacus includes these protein-coding regions:
- a CDS encoding DUF4383 domain-containing protein, encoding MKDSPNRIAATVFGAVYLLVGLLGFAVTGGVGFIATEGGLLLGIFAVNPLHNIAHLAIGAALLIAGLSTVAAAKTVNTVVGAAYLLLGVVGFFLAGTPANILALNAPDHFLHLASAIVLLGVGLGAERSARVATA
- a CDS encoding MFS transporter → MSRSGPQPETAEPSTEAARAPWTVAAALSAAQFVMVLDSSVMNVSISTVVDDLDTTVAAMQAAITFYTLTMAALMLVGAKLGDVWGRLRAFVIGSIVYAVGSLITALSPNIVVLFLGWSVIEGMGAVLVIPAIAALIADNYEGKQRVTAFALIGAASGAAVAAGPLIGGLVTTYASWRYVFIGEVVVMAVVVLFARRIVDRHPPRRTPIDLLSVLLSSAGFVAIVFGMLQSKVWGWIQPLQVPEIGGVPIAPLGISLTTWLILGGCILLAWFVRRQRRLIETDRPPFLDVRLFRIERLRSGLGALGAQYAVTAGLFFMVPVYLQMTLGFDALQTGLRIFPLSISLILFSFVGTRLNTIWSARRIVQTGQVVLAVSAVVLLASVDVELRIPAFGIGMFTAGAALGLLASQLGNVNMSSVGPEKSSEVGGVQGVFQNLGSSLGTALIGSVLIGALTTSFAGTVASSDLPDDVKQTVTEATQGGVELVPASSVDEIGEEAGLSSADADTLASAYSAAQIEALRTAFVGLIAIALAALLFSRGIPDDRPPGRRRPRTDASEPEEAQHG
- a CDS encoding ATP-dependent DNA helicase, with translation MQTVTLTAEQQAVFQAIEHTREHVFVTGRAGTGKSTLLNHLNWNTGKQIVICAPTGVAALNVGGQTIHSLFRLPIGVIADAEIDQNDAVRKLLNAMDTLVVDEVSMVNADLMDAMDRSLRQARQRPHDPFGGVQVVLFGDPYQLAPVPGSGDERRYFADTYRSMWFFDAKVWNEADLRIFELGEVHRQHDDAFKHMLNAVRHGMVTAEIAGALNDTGARRPLPEQGAITLATTNETVNRINRTALHRLPGHSLANEADVNGEFGGRGYPADERLELKVGAQVMFLRNDTAGWGEAPRWVNGTIGRVTSLQREVRVEVDGEEHEVEPVTWEKYRYTWDPVQKKLEREIVAEFTQFPLRLAWAVTIHKSQGASYDTAIVDLGSRVFSPGQTYVALSRLTSLEGLYLARPLVPRDIIVDRDVERFMSGAVRDLGTAAELPA
- a CDS encoding phosphatase PAP2 family protein, coding for MTDSTDADTTADEKDEKPGRLKRFHERFMVEERFLSAAAKRNLYITGAVLMVAGLVGFFVVLDSIREADDLSYIDKPVEAWLESGRDEWLTTIMIVLSIVFGPIAMPIIILVTTVTWGVLAKHAWRPILLAGGMILGVIIVQVLAPIIARDRPPAEEMMIGYDPTSSFPSGHVMGVADFLFIGTYLVFSRHRRPVITVLAFVAASFVVLMTAACRVYLGYHWPTDAVGSITLSLVVLGLVIIVDTWRTVRVGSPEQVAESDRRPEAWGRDER
- a CDS encoding serine hydrolase domain-containing protein; translated protein: MAPAQPSADFDQVEGRLDPDVVDQLEATLAEAVRLSGSSGGVAGVWVPWAGAWTAGEGGTRFGKSGDDITADTRFQLAGVTGEITCAIALRLVDADVIELDDEVQSMVRGLPGIGDLTVEQLCRHDSGLADYYSSLRSFFISNPERNWPAGELIASGMARDRVGEPGANWAESRTGMLLLATALEQVTGRSWTELAEQYVLDPLDMDATVMPDPADTDQPDALGGYASQLKGDGTPDCEAVRDVSDRSSSISGPAGGAWSSLDDAREFSQAFASGTLFSEGTARRAWTVEPFGGTAPSWQGQGIGGQEYGPLRGIAGESVGALTAVFTDPDTGLTVVLALDNSTGGATLVREAAFALASIGSKAAAVDGRDQPLVELPWSLEQATQRMTDAAPCPLPAEGDGSTGEGDAAAG
- a CDS encoding class II glutamine amidotransferase, whose amino-acid sequence is MAQSLDSPLGAETVNGDGFGIGWYPTGAVAGSIPSVFHSIEPAWNDENVRELSRSIHSPLFFSHVRAAGGPPIQRTNCHPFRWENWLFMHNGFLGEYAKVKRDLTFAIDPSLYPHLMGTTDSEVMFHLAITFGLVDDPVKALSAMVEHIERVGREHGILFPMQGTIAVADGATIWALRYSSQGRSRTLFHSVDIPTIREMYPDAERLATFGEHAHVVVSEPLNDLPGVFVEVPEATIAILDKEGYHHEPFRAAA
- a CDS encoding endonuclease domain-containing protein; this translates as MARRGPLPLDFRLAPFHVSEASARGVSLSRLRAADLVRPFRGVRATSAPETVLDRCNAYAARMPAEHWFSHATAAQLWGLPLPARLERDGRVHVSSSGREPEVVGVVGHRIRRRPHVRRHRGLSVLGPAETWCQLGSVLTVDELVEAGERLIGWPEPLCSPEEVAAAIARFGSRRGARNVREAGVRLRERSASPQETRLRELLVRAALPEPELNAPITLAGGVITHGDLVYAAYRVVVEYDGEQHRLDPEVFHRDVDRLNALAVAGWIVVRIRKGMADDDVIRVVSQALESGGWRP
- a CDS encoding DUF2252 domain-containing protein codes for the protein MADIQYAEFDPAPRHDFAARREAGRAARRRVPRSSHAGWSAPSDRPDPVALLEQQALTRVPELVPIRYARMLVSPFNFYRGAALIMASDLAGTPVSGITAQICGDAHLSNFGVFASPERRLIFDINDFDETLPGPWEWDVKRLAASFEIAGRHRGFTVKERARAVRAAVSGYREQMRRAARSGVLEAWYDRLDADQIERWIRDERAANRVGDEQVRRTQASLAKARKRDSVRAFTKLVTVVDGEMRIAADPPLIMPVEELQVGEGTRADIEAWMQGMLEGYRTTLPLERHPIEEFQYVHMARKVVGVGSVGTRAWIVLLRGRDDADPLILQAKQAEASVLERFVAPSRYDHHGERVVRGQRLMQAASDLFLGWQRVLAPDGVERDFYLRQLNDWKGSADIEVIMPRGAELYAIACGQTLARAHARAGDRVAIAAYLGGSTRFDEAIAAFAVDYADQNERDYAAFAEAAASGRLTVAERY